The Gloeobacter violaceus PCC 7421 DNA window GAGGCCTACGGCAATCTCCAAAAGAGCAACGACAAAGCCGCCAAAGAATCGCAAATCGGTGTGATTAGCCTCGGGCAAGCCTTTAAGGCGGCCAAAGAAGAACAGAAGAAAAAAGAGAACAAAGTCAATTTCCAATTCCAATCCGACCCCAAGACGGTCACCGCCGCCCTTGATCTGGCCAAGAAGGTCGACCCCAAGACCAAGGACTTCCCGGGCATCCCGGTTTTCTACGCCATGGGTACCGACGAGAAGACCAAGGCCAAAGGTTTTGTCACCTTCGAAAAGGACAACAAGCAGTACGTGCCGCTGTTCTTCGACAAAGACGATCTCGAACGCAACGTCGATCAGATCAAGCGCTCCAAGCCGGAACTGGCCAAGCAGATGAATATCGAGGTCGCTCCCCTCGACGCGGTGGTGGGCAACATGCTCGAAGGCAAGAACGACACCGAATTCAACAAGCTGACCTTCGTGCCTTCATTCAAGGCGGTGGAGTACGTGCAGTCGCTGAAGAAGGCTGCCGCTCCGGGTGCGGCCCCGGCTTCGGTGACCCCGGCTTCTTCCGCCCCGAAGCCGTAGCGCTGCGGCGGTGAGACAGCCGGCCGACGGTTGGCGGGAGCAAGCCCTGGCCGAGGCCCGGGTTCACGACATTGATGCGGCCGAAATCGACTACCTGATCGAAGCGGTCACAGGTCTCGACCGGCTGCGGGTACGCCTTGGCGGGCCACAAGCACTCGAAGCACACCGCGAAAAGCTCGCCGCCCTTTGGCGTCGGCGTATCGAAGAAGCGATGCCGCTGCAGTACCTGCTGGGCACCGCCCACTGGCGCGATCTGCAATTGCAGGTGAACCCTGCGGTGCTCATTCCCCGACCGGAGAGCGAGGCGCTGGTGGATGTTGCCGTCGATTTTTGCCGCTCCTGCGCCGGGGCGCGGGTGGTGGATTTGGGCACCGGTTCCGGGGCAATCGCCGTCGCCGTGGCCCGCGCCCTACCGGGAGCCACCGTCTGGGCGGTGGACGCTTCGGAGGCGGCTCTCGTGGTGGCAGGAGCCAATATCGAGCGCTACGGGCTTTCTGAACAGGTGCATTTGCTGCGGGGCAACTGGTTTGTACCTTTGCCCACGCAGCCCTTCGATGCCGTGTTGAGCAACCCGCCCTACATCCCGAGCGCTGAAATTGCCGCACTGATGCCCGAGGTGCGCCTGCACGAACCGCTCTCGGCTCTCGACGGCGGTTCAGACGGTCTTGATGCAGTCCGGCAGATTATTGCCGATGCCGCCCGGCATCTGCGGCCGGGCGGCATCCTCGCTCTCGAAGTGATGGCGGGTCAGGGCCCGACGGTAGTGCAACTATTGGCCCGCGACAGTCGCTACGGCTGTATCCGCACGGTGCGCGACTGGGCGGGGATCGAACGCATCGTGGTTACGTACGCTTGGGCGAGAGGATCATAATCATGTTGCGCCCCTCCACCGAGGGCTCCTGCTGCACCTCGCCGATCTCGGCGGAGTCGGCGGCAAGCTGCATGAGCAAATCTTTGGCCAGATTGGCATGCTGGATCTCGCGGCCCCGGAACATGATGGTCGCTTTGACCTTGTCGCCGTCTTTGAGAAAGCGGATCGTATCGCGCAGACGCACCTGGTAATCGTGCTCGCCAATCGTATAGCGCATCTTGACTTCTTTGACGTCGGCGGTGTGCTGTTTCTTGCGCGCTTCTTTGGCCCGTTTCTCTTGCTCGAATTTGTATTTACCATAATCCATGATCCGGCAGACCGGCGGCTGGGCGTCTTCGCTGACTACCACCAGATCGAGATTGCGTTCCTCGGCAATGCGCAGGGCATCGCGCGGGTGCATGATCCCCAACTGGGTGCCATCGGCGTCGATGGCGCGGATCTTCGGAAAGCGGATCCGCTCGTTGATCATGGGGAGGTTGGCTTGACCCCGGTCAGAGCGCTTCTTAATGACCAATCTTTGAGGAGCCTCCAGGCGAGAAAATCTTCCAAAAAACAAAGCAAGCCAGAGCATTTGCCCAGGCCGCAATTGGATTGGAAATTTGGGTGTTGATACTATTAGGGTAAGTTTTCCAACCTGCCCTGTCAAGTTGCTCAAACCAACGGAATCCAGGCCTTGAGACCCTTTGACGCCTTTGAAATCGAAATTGCCCTGGCGGACGGCACCGTGCTGGGGGGCGAATTGGTCGCCCCCGACACCCCGGTGGCCGGGGTGATCTTTGCACCGGCGACGGGCCTTGGCGATCGCGACGGCAACGACACCGACGTCGGCTTCGCTCCGCTCGCCCAGATCGCCGCGGGACTTGCCGGGCGCCGGATCGCCTCTTTGCGCAGCGAGGGACGCGGGGTGGGGCGCAGCGGCGGTGAATTTGTCGGGCCGCAGGCGGCCCTCGACGATTTTGTGGCCCTCGTCGAGCTTGCGGCCGGTCGCTTTGCGGAGTTGGGCGGGCGGCCCGTGCTGCTGGGCCACGCCATCGGCTGCACGCTCGCGGCGGTGGCGGCAAGCCGCCTGGGGCCGGAGCGACTGCGGGGCGTGGTGCTTATCGCCCCGCCCATCAGCCCCGTGAGCGAATTGATGGGCTTTCGCTCGGAGGCGTCCAAAGCGATGGCCGCTCTTCCCCCTGCCGATCAATGGCAGGCGCTCGCGCGGGTGCAGGCCGAGTATGGCCGGCGCAAGTCGTTTTTGCCCGCCGGGATGCAGATTCGGGTACCGTTGCTGGCGGTGCAGGGGGAGCGCGATTGGGTCTTCCCGCCCGCCGAGTCGGCGCGGCTGGCCAGCCAGGTGGATGGAGCGGTGCGCTTGCTGCTGAGCGGACTCGATCACTGGCTGGTGCGCGCCGACGGCTGGCGATCTCCTACCGAAAATTTGACGGCGGATCTGCCGGTGGATCCGCAAGCTGTCCGGGCGATTGCGGACTGGATTGCGGCCCTCCCGTAACATCGGCGGGGCGCGGGTACACCTCTGGCTTAAAATAGGCGAGGTCTGGCCCGATGAGGATCTATGCGTTCCGGATTGCGCTATCTGATGTGCTCGCCCACCCACTACGAGGTGGACTACATCATCAACCCCTGGATGGAGGGCAACGTTCACCGCTCCTCGCGCGAAGAGGCGGCCCGCCAGTGGGAGGGACTGCACAAGATCCTGGACGAGCTCGCCGATGTGCAGCTGGTCGAGCCTGCCCCCGGCTGGCCGGACATGGTCTTTACCGCCAACGCCGGGCTGGTGCTCGACAAGAATGTCGTGCTGAGCCGGTTCTTCCACCCGGAGCGCCAGGGGGAGGAGCCCCACTTTCGCGAATGGTTCGAGGCGCAGGGCTATGTGGTCTGCGAGCTGCCCACCAAGATCGCCTTCGAAGGGGCGGGCGACGCGCTGCTCGATCGAGAGGGCCGCTGGCTGTGGGCGGGCTACGGGTTTCGCTCGTCGCTGGAGTCGCACCCGTACCTGGCCAAGTACCTCGACATCGAAGTGCTCTCACTGCGGTTGGTGGACGAGCGCTTTTACCACCTTGACACCTGCTTTTGTCCGCTGTCGGACGGCTATTTGCTCTACTACCCGCCCGCCTTCGACGATACCTCCAATCGCCTGATCGAATCGCGGGTGAGCCCGGACAAGCGGCTGGTGGTGGGCGAAGTCGACGCGGTCAACTTTGCCTGTAACGCCGTCAATGTCGAGCGCACGGTAATCGTCAACCAGGTGACGCCGGGGCTTGCGGCACGGCTGGCCAGTTGCAACTTCGCGGTGCGCGAGACGCCCCTCAGCGAATTTCTCAAAGCGGGCGGAGCGGCCAAATGTCTGACGCTGCGCCTCACAGAGCCGCGCACTGTCGAGATGCCCCAGGTGCAGGTCGCCACCCGCAACGTCGAGATGCAGGGGCACCTGCTCGATTCGGCCCTGATGACCGAGGTGATCGATCTCATTCTCAAAGGCGGCGCCAGCTTCCAGATCCTCGACTTTAAAGTCGGCCAGCGGCGCCAGGACACCTCCTATACGCGATTGCAGGTGACTGCCCCCACCGCCGAGACCCTCGAAAGCGTCCTGACCCAACTTATCGATCGCGGTGCGGTGCTCGCCGAGGAGGCCGTTCGCGATGCCGAACTGCAGGCGGCCACGCAGGACGGTGTGGCGCCGCAGGACTTTTTTGTCACCAGTATTTATCCGACGGAAGTGCGCCTGGGGGGACGCTGGGTGGTGGTGGCCCACCAACGCATGGACGGCGCCATCGTCGTCGAGCCGGAGACTGGAACCGCCCGCTGCGCACTGCTGCGGGACATCAAAGCCGGTGAGCGGGTGGTGACCGGTGTCGAGGGGATCCGCACCCGCCACCAGAAGGCCCTTCCTGACCGCGAGCGCGAAGAGTTTTCGTTCATGGCCTCGGGGGTCTCCAGCGAGCGGCGCGTCGAACTGGTGGTCGAGCAGGTGGCCTGGCAGTTGCGCCGCCTGCGCACCCAGGGCGGCAAGGCGGTGGTGGTGGCCGGACCCGTCGTCATCCACACCGGCGGCGGTGCGCATCTGGCCAACCTCATCCGTGAAGGCTATGTGCAGGCGCTGTTGGGCGGCAACGCCATCGCCGTCCACGACATCGAGCAGGCTTTCCACGGCACCTCGCTGGGGGTGGATTTGCAGCGGGGCGTCGTCATCCAGGGCGGCCATCGGCACCATCTGAAGACCATCAACCTCATCCGCCGCTGCGGGAGCATCGCCGCCGCCGTCGAGCAGGGGGTGCTGCACTCGGGCATCTTCTACGAATGTGTAAAAGCCGGGGTGCCCTTTTCGCTGGCGGGTTCGATCCGCGACGACGGGCCGTTGCCCGATACCGAGATGGACTTGATTCAAGCCCAAACCGACTACGCTCGCCTGATCGAGGGGGCGGATCTGATCTTGATGCTCTCCTCGATGCTCCATTCGATCGGTGTCGGGAACATGACGCCCGCCGGGGTGAAGCTGGTGTGCGTGGACATCAACCCGGCAGTGGTCACCAAGCTGGCCGACCGCGGTTCGGTCGAATCGGTGGGCGTGGTCACCGACGTCGGTCTGTTCTTGAGCTTGCTTGTGCGGCAGTTGCATTACCTGGATCACTGAATCTCAAGTTCGACTGCACAAGGGTTAGACGTCTTGAATTATGCGGGCTTGCCCTCGCTGCGGCGGCCGTAAAGACTCATCAACGGCGTCACTGAGATGCCGTGCACGACGATCGAAATCGCCACCACCATAAGGGTGATCGCCGTTAGGGTGCGGGCGATGTCCCCGGGTAGACCGTGGGTAATCGCAAACATCAAATAGTAAATGGAGCCGATGCCGCGAATGCCGAACCAGGCCATCAACCGGCGCTGCAGTCCGGAGGTGTTGGAGCCCAACAGTCCGATCCACACCGAGATCGGCCGGATCACCAGAAACAACAGCGGCACAAACCACAGCAAAGCGGCAGGCGGCGGCAAGAAAGTAGCGAGCAATCCGCCCACCAGCACCACGATCACCACCTCCCCGATGCGCTCGAGTTGTTCGTTGAATTCGAGCACCGCCTGGGCCATAAACAGCGGCGCCGACTCGGAGCCCGGGGGTACTTCCTCCTTAGCACCCTGGCGGGCCATCGCCTGAACGTCCTCGGAGGGCTTTTCGCCGGCGGCTTGCAGTTCAATGCTGCGCAACGCCAATCCGGCGGCGAAGACGGCAAGGAATCCATAGCCGGCTACCAACAGCGCCGCTCCGTACGACAGGGCGATCAATCCCAGGGCCAGAAAATCGTCGAGTTGGACGGCCTCCTCGCGGCGACTGCGCAGATAGAGCACCAGTCTGCCCACCAGCAGGCCGCAAAGCCATCCCACACCCAACCCGGCAGCCGTTGCCCAGAGGACATCGACCGCAACCCAGCGCCAACCTCCCTCACCCAGCTCGTGCAGGCCCAGCAGTCCCAACCCCAACATCACAAACGGAAAGGCGGTGCCGTCATTGAGGCCCGCTTCGCCGGTGAGGCTGAAGCGCAATCGATCGCTGTCGAACGGATCTTCTAGTTGCACGTCGGAAGCAAGCACCGGATCAGTTGGGGCAAGCACCCCCCCAAGCAAAATCGCCGCTCCCAGGGGCAATCCCAGCCAGAACACTCCTGCACAAGCAATCAAGGCGACAGTGACCGTCATCGAGATGAAGGCGAGGCGCACGGGCAGTTGCCAGCGTTTCTTCGACAGCGGTGTGCGCAGCTTCAGCCCGGAGGTAAACAGCGAAATGATCACTGCCACCTCTGTGATTCGTTCGAGCAACCCGGCTTGCTCAATGGCATCGAGCCGTATGAGCCCCAGGCCGACGGGGCCGAGCACCAATCCCACCAGAAGATACAGCAACGAAGTGGTGAGCGGTAGACGACGCAGAATCGAGTTGGAGAGCGCCATAACGATAAATAGCGCCCCAACGATCACAAACCACAAGTTAAAGGTCATGACTGAATCAACGAAAGTTTTCTGGCGACCGCCTGGACAGTCGGAGTCCGGCCCGCCCATCTTTGCAGACAATATGGCGCAGTACATCTCCCTGTTGGGATAGTCCACCGCCTTCGCAGGCGGAGTTTAAAATAAGGCTCGTCGCGCGAGAAAGCTGCTTTGAACTACACCAGAACCCTTCTTCTCACCCTGACCGCCGCTGCGCTCGTCGCCCCGCCGGCCGCGGCCCACGACTACTGGTTGATGCCCGAGAAGTTCACGCCCGTCGCGGGCGAGCCACTCAAGGTGCATCTTTATTACGGCGACGACTTCAAGCCGGAAAACGAGCGCCCCTTTCAGAAGGATCGCACCCCCAGCTTTGTGCTGATTTCCGCCACTGAAGCACGGGAGTTGAGCGCTACCACACCCGATCAGCAGCTGCCGCTGGCGGAGTTGACCTTTGCTGAGGCGGGCACCCATCTGCTGGCCCTCGATCGCACTGCCCAGAACATCAATCTCGAACCCAAACAGTTCAACGAGTACCTGCGCCACGAAGGGCTCACCGATATCCTGGCGGTGCGCAAAAAGACCAAAAAGCTGCAGACCCAGGGGCGCGAGCGCTACTCTCGCAACATCAAAGCGCTGGTGCAGACCGGGGATGTCCGCAACGACGAAATTGCTCTGCGCACCCTGGGTAAGCCCATCGAGATCGTCCCCGAGCAGAACCCGGTGAACCTGCAGCCTGGCCAGAACCTGGGGGTGCGCGTGCTCTTCGAGGGCAAACCGCTTGCAAACCGGCAGATCGATGCGCTCAACACCACCAGCGGCAAACTCGTGCGCCTCTCGGCGCGCACCGACAAAGAGGGCCGCGCCGGCTTCCGGCTCGATCGCCCCGGCCCCTGGATCGTGCGGCTGGTGCACATGCGCGCCTGCGCCCGGGACTGCCGCAATGTCGATTGGGAAAGCTTCTGGAGTTCGCTGACTTTTGCCCTGGCGGACGCCCCGGCTCAAAGTGCCCGGCCGTAGCGCGACCCGGCCTGCTGCACGAGCAGTCCCCGCAGTTCGAGGGTGAGTAGGGCGCTTGCGAGCCGGTCGGTAGTAAGTCCCGTCCCCAAAGCCAATTCGTCGAAGGAGCAGCCGTCGCCCTGGATCTGATCCCAGATGCGCTTCTCGTCGCCGTCGAGCACCGGGGGTAGCGCGGAAGGCACCGTGGCGCGCACCAGTTGGGCTCCCAGATCGGCAAGCAGCGCTTCGAGGCCAAGGATGACCCGCGCCCCCTGGGAAATCAGCTTGAGGCACCCTTGCGCCTGGGGCGTATCGATGGCCCCGGGCAGAGCGAACAATTCCCGGTTGTAATCGCAGGCCAGATACGCCGAGATGAGCGCACCGGAGCGCTCGGGCGCTTCGATGACGATCGTGGCGAGGCTCATGCCCACGACAATCCGGTTGCGGCGGGGAAAGTTGTGGGTGAGGGTTTCTTCCTCAGGGGCATATTCGCTCAGCAACAGACCGCTATGGGCAATCTCGGCAGCCATACCCGCGTGCTCAGGCGGATAGACGCGCGTCAGGCTGGTTGCGAGCACCGCTGCGGTCTTCCCGACCCCAAGGGCGGCCTCGTGGGCGATACCGTCGATGCCTGCAGCCAGACCGGAAATCACCAGAAAGCCTGCCGCAGCCAAGGTTTCGGCGATTTGGGCGGCCCAGCGCCTGCCGTAGTCGCTTGGGTGACGGGTTCCCACCACCGCGACCGCGGGCGACAGTTGCCGCAGCGGCCCGCGGTAAAAAAGCAAAGGGGGCGGGTCGGGAATCTCGCGCAACAGCGGTGGATAATCCCCGTCGGCCGGCGTCCAGAAGGATGGCCAACGGTCCTCCAGTGCTTCGAGCAAAAGCCCCGGATCGGTGCGCTCGCGGTAGCGACGGCTTTCGAGCCCTTTGCGGGCGCTCCAGCCCTCGACCGCCGAGAACTCGGTCTCTGCCGCTTCCCAGGCCGCCTGCAACGACCCGAAATGCTCCCTGAGCCGCCGGATTGTCAGAGGACCAACCCCCGGCGATTGCCGCCAGGCGACCCAATAAGCCCGCTCACTTGTCAATGCCCCACTCCATCCGACGATGGCAGCATCACCCCGCCTCGCCCTTACCGGCAACGGTTCGGCGCTGCCAGCCGCCCACCGGACAGGTGCGTGGTCAATCGGTGTGTCCAACCCCGGAATCGGGATCGCCCCGGCGCATGTCCATGCGCTCCAGGAGCTTGATGCCTTCCTCGCGGCGCACCCCGGGCACCAGTTCAAGCGGTCCGCGCACCAGGGCGTCGTTGACGTTGCGGGCGGTGGCCCCCTCCAGCAGTGCCTGCTCGATGTTCGCGTCCTCGGACAGCGCCGCGTAGACCACCCTCGGGATGCCCACCAGGGACATCGCCGACAGACACATCAGACAGGGTTCCAGGGTGACGTACATGCAGAGGTCTTTTTTATCCTCATCGCTCATCCCATCGAGACGTTCGGCCTGCGCGCGCAGGATAGACATCTCGCCATGGGCAGTGACGTCGTGGGTCTCGGCATACTGGTTGTGCTCGAGGGCAAGCACCTTGCCGCGCCAGGTGAGCATCGCCCCCACCCCGGCCTTGCCTTCGTCGACGGCAGCGTTTGCCTCAGCAATAACCATGTCTATACAGTCAATATCATATTCTGTCGGTAAGCCAATTCCCATTGCTGCGATCCTCAGGCTTTCTGCCATACACGCTACTGTTTAAGTGCGGCATGCGCCTACACACAAAGGAAGAATGTAGTACGCTTTATCTCTGGTAGGGTTGGATCTATCCCTCGCAGGTTGCACCCATGCCAAAATTCTGGTTAGTGATTGTGTGTCCTTTTTTTTTGGCGACGGCGGCAACAGCCGCACCGGTCGAGCTGATCGGGCTGGCCGGGAACAACACTTTGGTCCGTTTTGAAGCCGGGCGGCCCGCCGCGGCGACAACCCTCAAAGTGAACGGTGTGAGCGGCACCCTGGTGGGGATCGACTACCGTCCTGCCGACGGCAAGCTCTACGGCCTCAGCGACGCCCAGAATCTCTATACCATCGACCCGGCGGGCGGTTCGGCATCTTTGGTGAGTACCCTCTCGGTACCCTTTACCGGTGGGGTGCGCTCGGGATTCGACTTCAACCCGTCGGCGGACCGGTTGCGGCTGGTGGGTGCCGACGGCCAGGATTTGCGGGTGAATGTCGATCTGGGGGCAACGGCGGTGGACGGCAAGCTGGCCTACGACTCCCGCGACCGCAACGCCAAGAAAACTCCCCAAGTGAGTGCTTCGGCCTACACCAACTCGCTGGCCAAAGCCGGGGCGACGAAGCTGTTGAATATCGACTTCAGCCTTGATGTGCTTACCCTTCAAGAGCCTCCCAACGACGGCGTGCTGAAGACCATCGGTCCGTTGGGGGTCGATTTTGGACCGGCAAGCGGGTTTGACATTCTCACCGGGCCCGACGGCAAAGACCGGGCGTTTGCCACCTCGGGTAGTGTGTTCTACACGGTCGATCTGGCCAGCGGCCGGGCGCGCAAGGTTGGTACTATCGGCGACGGCAAATTGGCGGTCTTTAGTCTGGCGGCCGGGCACGGCCGACCTTGAGGGCCTGCATCCAAACATCGCCAGGGTACGTAGTGTTCAATAAGCAGTCATCCCTGCTTACCGACCCCATCCGTTCAGGGCCCTTCAGTAAAACCCCATGCACCCTCCCGACTCATCGGACAGCCGGCCGGCAAATCTGCGCGCAGGCGGGGATGTCGAGTTGTTCCGCTCGATCAAGGGCGGTCAGTTGGCCGCCCTGGGAACTCTTTACGACCGCTTCGGCGGTTTGGTCCATGGGCTGGCGCTCGCTATTCTCACCAATCCCCAGGAAGCGGAGGATCTGACCCAGGAGGTGTTTCTTTCCCTATTTCGCAACTGTACCTACGATCCGACCAGGGGGGCGCCGAGCAGCTATCTCATCACCCTCACCCGCTCGCGGGCTATCGACAGGCTGCGCGCGAAAGGCCGGGCGGCAAAATTGATGCAACGCTGGGGGCAGAGCAGGGTAGTCGAGACCTCACCGGTGACGCCGATGGAGAGCGCTTCGATCAACGAATGTTCGCAGGCGGTGCGCGACGCCCTCGAAAAACTTTCTCCCAACCACCGCCGGGTGTTGGAGATGTCCTACTTTAAAGAGTTGAGTCAAAGAGAAATCGCCGAGAAGTTGGGAACACCGCTCGGCACGGTCAAAAGTTGGGTGCGCAGGGGGCTGTCGGAACTCAAAGAAACGTTGCAGGAATATGTCGGGTAGTGTGGACTTATGTACGGATCCCCGGGCCCTAAAAGCCGCGAAGATTTGATGATCGAATATGTTCTGGGCGAACTTTCCAGGCGCTCGCCCCAGGAAGCCGAAAAGTTTGAGCAACTGCTCGCGCAGGACCTCGCCCTGAAGCGCGAGGTGCAGCAGTTGCGCAAGGTTTTGGGGCTGTTGCCCTATGCCACGGTGAGTGCACCTCCCAAGCACCTGCGCACCGCTATTCTCGATGCCGCCGCCGCGCCGCCGCGCCGCGCGGGCGGGCCGCGCATCTCACCGGGCTGGATCGCGGCGGTGGCAGCCGCCTGCGTGGCGGCGGTCTTCGGCATCGACGGCTTCCGGCTGCGCCAGCAGCTGCAGGCGGTCAAAGAGGCCAACGAAGCGCTCCAGCAGCCCAATCTACTGTTGCAATTTTCTTTGATAGGGACCGGACCGCTCTCGAACGCCTTCGGCAGCGTCGCGATGGATCTCGACACCAAACGGGCGGCCGTCGCCATCAACAACCTGCCGACCGCACCCGCAGGGCAGGTGTACCGCCTCTGGGCGATCACGGGCAATAAAACCGTCCCCTGCGGGCAGTTCAACCCCGGGGCGGGGGGCAAGGTGATCACCCAGTTTGCGATTCCAGTCGAAGCCTACAGCGGCCCGATCGCCCAACTGCTCGTCACCTTGGAGCCCGCGAGCCTGCCGGCCCAACCCACCGGCCCGTCGGTGCTGGTGACCGGCTGAGCGGCGCAACGCCGTAAAAAGCCCCCCGCCCACAGGCGGGGGGCTTTTGGCAATCGG harbors:
- a CDS encoding anti-sigma factor produces the protein MYGSPGPKSREDLMIEYVLGELSRRSPQEAEKFEQLLAQDLALKREVQQLRKVLGLLPYATVSAPPKHLRTAILDAAAAPPRRAGGPRISPGWIAAVAAACVAAVFGIDGFRLRQQLQAVKEANEALQQPNLLLQFSLIGTGPLSNAFGSVAMDLDTKRAAVAINNLPTAPAGQVYRLWAITGNKTVPCGQFNPGAGGKVITQFAIPVEAYSGPIAQLLVTLEPASLPAQPTGPSVLVTG
- the infC gene encoding translation initiation factor IF-3, whose amino-acid sequence is MLWLALFFGRFSRLEAPQRLVIKKRSDRGQANLPMINERIRFPKIRAIDADGTQLGIMHPRDALRIAEERNLDLVVVSEDAQPPVCRIMDYGKYKFEQEKRAKEARKKQHTADVKEVKMRYTIGEHDYQVRLRDTIRFLKDGDKVKATIMFRGREIQHANLAKDLLMQLAADSAEIGEVQQEPSVEGRNMIMILSPKRT
- a CDS encoding Tic22 family protein, producing MQQRSLQRVAALGFAAFLTSLMTCTPARAIPEDEVIKKLDSVPVFLIADTKGNPLIVTVKDDKTKKDTSILWLFLDQNAAKEAYGNLQKSNDKAAKESQIGVISLGQAFKAAKEEQKKKENKVNFQFQSDPKTVTAALDLAKKVDPKTKDFPGIPVFYAMGTDEKTKAKGFVTFEKDNKQYVPLFFDKDDLERNVDQIKRSKPELAKQMNIEVAPLDAVVGNMLEGKNDTEFNKLTFVPSFKAVEYVQSLKKAAAPGAAPASVTPASSAPKP
- the prmC gene encoding peptide chain release factor N(5)-glutamine methyltransferase; its protein translation is MRQPADGWREQALAEARVHDIDAAEIDYLIEAVTGLDRLRVRLGGPQALEAHREKLAALWRRRIEEAMPLQYLLGTAHWRDLQLQVNPAVLIPRPESEALVDVAVDFCRSCAGARVVDLGTGSGAIAVAVARALPGATVWAVDASEAALVVAGANIERYGLSEQVHLLRGNWFVPLPTQPFDAVLSNPPYIPSAEIAALMPEVRLHEPLSALDGGSDGLDAVRQIIADAARHLRPGGILALEVMAGQGPTVVQLLARDSRYGCIRTVRDWAGIERIVVTYAWARGS
- a CDS encoding cation:proton antiporter, yielding MTFNLWFVIVGALFIVMALSNSILRRLPLTTSLLYLLVGLVLGPVGLGLIRLDAIEQAGLLERITEVAVIISLFTSGLKLRTPLSKKRWQLPVRLAFISMTVTVALIACAGVFWLGLPLGAAILLGGVLAPTDPVLASDVQLEDPFDSDRLRFSLTGEAGLNDGTAFPFVMLGLGLLGLHELGEGGWRWVAVDVLWATAAGLGVGWLCGLLVGRLVLYLRSRREEAVQLDDFLALGLIALSYGAALLVAGYGFLAVFAAGLALRSIELQAAGEKPSEDVQAMARQGAKEEVPPGSESAPLFMAQAVLEFNEQLERIGEVVIVVLVGGLLATFLPPPAALLWFVPLLFLVIRPISVWIGLLGSNTSGLQRRLMAWFGIRGIGSIYYLMFAITHGLPGDIARTLTAITLMVVAISIVVHGISVTPLMSLYGRRSEGKPA
- a CDS encoding TIGR00300 family protein, with the translated sequence MRSGLRYLMCSPTHYEVDYIINPWMEGNVHRSSREEAARQWEGLHKILDELADVQLVEPAPGWPDMVFTANAGLVLDKNVVLSRFFHPERQGEEPHFREWFEAQGYVVCELPTKIAFEGAGDALLDREGRWLWAGYGFRSSLESHPYLAKYLDIEVLSLRLVDERFYHLDTCFCPLSDGYLLYYPPAFDDTSNRLIESRVSPDKRLVVGEVDAVNFACNAVNVERTVIVNQVTPGLAARLASCNFAVRETPLSEFLKAGGAAKCLTLRLTEPRTVEMPQVQVATRNVEMQGHLLDSALMTEVIDLILKGGASFQILDFKVGQRRQDTSYTRLQVTAPTAETLESVLTQLIDRGAVLAEEAVRDAELQAATQDGVAPQDFFVTSIYPTEVRLGGRWVVVAHQRMDGAIVVEPETGTARCALLRDIKAGERVVTGVEGIRTRHQKALPDREREEFSFMASGVSSERRVELVVEQVAWQLRRLRTQGGKAVVVAGPVVIHTGGGAHLANLIREGYVQALLGGNAIAVHDIEQAFHGTSLGVDLQRGVVIQGGHRHHLKTINLIRRCGSIAAAVEQGVLHSGIFYECVKAGVPFSLAGSIRDDGPLPDTEMDLIQAQTDYARLIEGADLILMLSSMLHSIGVGNMTPAGVKLVCVDINPAVVTKLADRGSVESVGVVTDVGLFLSLLVRQLHYLDH
- a CDS encoding sigma-70 family RNA polymerase sigma factor, encoding MHPPDSSDSRPANLRAGGDVELFRSIKGGQLAALGTLYDRFGGLVHGLALAILTNPQEAEDLTQEVFLSLFRNCTYDPTRGAPSSYLITLTRSRAIDRLRAKGRAAKLMQRWGQSRVVETSPVTPMESASINECSQAVRDALEKLSPNHRRVLEMSYFKELSQREIAEKLGTPLGTVKSWVRRGLSELKETLQEYVG
- the dprA gene encoding DNA-processing protein DprA, translating into MTSERAYWVAWRQSPGVGPLTIRRLREHFGSLQAAWEAAETEFSAVEGWSARKGLESRRYRERTDPGLLLEALEDRWPSFWTPADGDYPPLLREIPDPPPLLFYRGPLRQLSPAVAVVGTRHPSDYGRRWAAQIAETLAAAGFLVISGLAAGIDGIAHEAALGVGKTAAVLATSLTRVYPPEHAGMAAEIAHSGLLLSEYAPEEETLTHNFPRRNRIVVGMSLATIVIEAPERSGALISAYLACDYNRELFALPGAIDTPQAQGCLKLISQGARVILGLEALLADLGAQLVRATVPSALPPVLDGDEKRIWDQIQGDGCSFDELALGTGLTTDRLASALLTLELRGLLVQQAGSRYGRAL
- a CDS encoding DUF4198 domain-containing protein is translated as MNYTRTLLLTLTAAALVAPPAAAHDYWLMPEKFTPVAGEPLKVHLYYGDDFKPENERPFQKDRTPSFVLISATEARELSATTPDQQLPLAELTFAEAGTHLLALDRTAQNINLEPKQFNEYLRHEGLTDILAVRKKTKKLQTQGRERYSRNIKALVQTGDVRNDEIALRTLGKPIEIVPEQNPVNLQPGQNLGVRVLFEGKPLANRQIDALNTTSGKLVRLSARTDKEGRAGFRLDRPGPWIVRLVHMRACARDCRNVDWESFWSSLTFALADAPAQSARP
- a CDS encoding DUF4394 domain-containing protein: MVRFEAGRPAAATTLKVNGVSGTLVGIDYRPADGKLYGLSDAQNLYTIDPAGGSASLVSTLSVPFTGGVRSGFDFNPSADRLRLVGADGQDLRVNVDLGATAVDGKLAYDSRDRNAKKTPQVSASAYTNSLAKAGATKLLNIDFSLDVLTLQEPPNDGVLKTIGPLGVDFGPASGFDILTGPDGKDRAFATSGSVFYTVDLASGRARKVGTIGDGKLAVFSLAAGHGRP
- a CDS encoding nucleoside deaminase, which produces MAESLRIAAMGIGLPTEYDIDCIDMVIAEANAAVDEGKAGVGAMLTWRGKVLALEHNQYAETHDVTAHGEMSILRAQAERLDGMSDEDKKDLCMYVTLEPCLMCLSAMSLVGIPRVVYAALSEDANIEQALLEGATARNVNDALVRGPLELVPGVRREEGIKLLERMDMRRGDPDSGVGHTD
- a CDS encoding alpha/beta hydrolase — translated: MRPFDAFEIEIALADGTVLGGELVAPDTPVAGVIFAPATGLGDRDGNDTDVGFAPLAQIAAGLAGRRIASLRSEGRGVGRSGGEFVGPQAALDDFVALVELAAGRFAELGGRPVLLGHAIGCTLAAVAASRLGPERLRGVVLIAPPISPVSELMGFRSEASKAMAALPPADQWQALARVQAEYGRRKSFLPAGMQIRVPLLAVQGERDWVFPPAESARLASQVDGAVRLLLSGLDHWLVRADGWRSPTENLTADLPVDPQAVRAIADWIAALP